The Vitis riparia cultivar Riparia Gloire de Montpellier isolate 1030 chromosome 3, EGFV_Vit.rip_1.0, whole genome shotgun sequence genome includes a region encoding these proteins:
- the LOC117911404 gene encoding probable inactive receptor kinase RLK902, translating to MLQHMWHLYGSCFHGVARLLERTYRSSEDGKVTNVTPVSLLEVKVERYIKVIFGDETAAKKYDPVEMSQIPRVRLGEGTLGALFKVVLNGGSTVTMRKIRPGLACSNDLELWIKYFGGLCDVWLLKIEFSLWYGGEAFVLYEYLCLGSLEELLHGSEGAQFTALNWEIRWGIALCTAKAVASIHTHITKHGDSLVCGVIKSSNILIRTDFSACLSGYEIPYLVPARTIIRRNPRRVAPELLSSHSCSPMFTKKSDVYSFGVLLLELITGEKPSVTNLAEYVREKKKKEGWTGVFDKKLGNVTDNMHKMYVIAKRCLSYNPNERPPMKRVVQEIQELK from the exons ATGCTGCAGCACATGTGGCACTTATATGGTTCTTGTTTTCATGGAG TGGCAAGACTTTTGGAGAGGACGTATAGATCATCGGAGGATGGGAAAGTGACCAATGTCACCCCAGTTTCACTTCTGGAGGTTAAGGTTGAGCGTTATATTAAGGTGATATTTGGGGATGAAACTGCTGCAAAGAAGTATGATCCTGTTGAGATGTCTCAAATTCCCAGAGTAAGGCTTGGAGAAGGGACCTTGGGGGCTTTGTTTAAGGTTGTGCTCAACGGTGGATCCACTGTCACCATGAGAAAGATCAGACCAGGGTTGGCTTGCTCCAATGATCTCGAACTTTGGATTAAATACTTTGGAGGACTGTGTGATGTTTGGCTCTTGAAGATTGAGTTCAGTCTCTGGTATGGTGGGGAGGCTTTCGTTTTGTACGAGTACTTGTGcttgggaagcttagaggagcTCTTACATG GAAGTGAAGGAGCTCAATTTACTGCACTGAATTGGGAAATTCGGTGGGGAATCGCTCTCTGTACAGCCAAGGCAGTGGCCTCAATTCACACTCATATCACAAAACATGGGGATTCCCTTGTCTGTGGGGTGATCAAGTCTTCCAATATCTTGATCCGCACAGACTTCTCTGCATGCCTTTCTGGCTATGAAATCCCTTACCTTGTACCTGCCAGAACAATCATCAGAAGGAATCCTCGTCGAGTAGCGCCTGAACTACTTTCTAGTCATAGCTGCTCACCAATGTTCACTAAGAAGTCTGATGTTTACAGCTTTGGAGTGCTGCTTCTTGAACTCATCACAGGGGAGAAGCCCTCAGTGACCAACTTAGCAGAGTATgtaagagagaagaaaaagaaggaaggaTGGACCGGGGTATTCGATAAGAAATTGGGAAATGTTACAGACAATATGCATAAAATGTATGTAATTGCAAAGCGTTGCCTTTCATATAATCCAAATGAGAGGCCTCCCATGAAGAGAGTGGTGCAAGAGATTCAAGAATTGAAGTAG